Proteins from one Anaerohalosphaeraceae bacterium genomic window:
- a CDS encoding ATP-binding protein — translation MFNLIRNLPKTYSFSTVAQVGAAVIFAALLIIALLSIYFHHQTYEQIECHVQCEIKELGLLSEIVYEFSKTAFTFRTSWLNQSSNIEPSLNHLRRIEENLKKLKTGTNSPPLFHQQLQDNVKKCKTLLYAYQSTYFKDPSRDLARESLEAISTILEDSKEKSIYYCRVVQEEIHQTLGRLAADLKHTQVLISLFLLAAEAAIIGVVSTLYLLLKYYLKQMIEAADAIRQGDLSHRIEQPHSDLIGQAALRLNQMAERVQQTEEELRKSNDHLLELLEEVRKADVMKSEFLANMSHEIRTPMSAILGFGELLKEEERLSGRQKEYIQMILNNGRMLLQLINDILDFSKIEAGKLKVERIDFSLSEFLEDLFSTLHPLAAAKGLQFEILQCSDLPGTLNSDPVRLRQCLINLAGNAIKFTEKGHVFINVMKEQEDNADFIRFDVEDTGIGIPEDKLAVIFDAFTQADSSMTRRYGGTGLGLSITKRLTELLGGKITVHSTVGRGSVFSIRLPTGVDPSKQTSHNRYETAEKAIQQPSEEEPEQIRLSGRILVAEDAKANQMLIRLLLEKEGLQAVVVENGQEALEAVLCESFDLVLMDMQMPLMSGLEAVQAIRAKGLTLPIIALTALAMKGDDEKCLKAGCSDYLTKPIDRKALRRILQKYLCSKTAGKS, via the coding sequence ATGTTCAATTTGATTCGAAATCTTCCGAAAACTTATTCGTTTTCCACGGTCGCTCAGGTGGGGGCGGCGGTTATCTTTGCCGCGCTTTTGATAATAGCCCTTTTGTCCATTTATTTTCACCATCAGACCTATGAGCAGATTGAGTGCCACGTTCAGTGTGAAATCAAAGAATTGGGACTGCTTTCGGAAATTGTTTATGAGTTTTCAAAAACAGCGTTCACCTTTCGGACCAGCTGGCTGAATCAATCCAGCAACATTGAACCCTCCCTGAACCATCTTCGCCGGATCGAAGAGAATCTGAAAAAGCTGAAAACCGGAACAAACAGTCCGCCGCTTTTCCATCAGCAGCTTCAGGACAATGTAAAAAAATGCAAGACACTTCTGTACGCCTATCAGTCCACATACTTTAAAGATCCGAGTCGAGATTTGGCTCGGGAATCCCTGGAGGCTATCAGCACAATCCTGGAGGATTCCAAAGAAAAATCCATTTATTACTGCCGCGTTGTCCAGGAAGAGATTCATCAAACCCTGGGGCGGTTGGCGGCTGATTTGAAGCACACTCAGGTTCTCATCAGTTTGTTCCTGCTGGCGGCGGAAGCCGCCATCATCGGAGTAGTGAGCACTTTGTATCTGCTGCTGAAGTATTATTTGAAACAGATGATAGAGGCCGCGGATGCCATTCGTCAGGGGGACTTATCCCATCGGATCGAACAGCCTCATTCCGACCTGATCGGTCAGGCAGCCCTGCGGCTTAATCAGATGGCCGAACGAGTTCAGCAGACGGAGGAAGAGCTTCGCAAAAGCAATGACCACCTGCTTGAATTGCTGGAGGAGGTGCGAAAAGCCGATGTAATGAAGAGCGAATTTCTGGCAAATATGAGTCATGAAATCCGCACCCCGATGAGCGCCATTCTGGGATTCGGTGAACTGCTGAAGGAAGAAGAACGGCTCAGCGGACGTCAGAAAGAATATATTCAGATGATTCTGAACAACGGACGGATGCTGCTGCAGCTGATTAACGACATCCTGGATTTCTCGAAGATTGAGGCCGGCAAGCTGAAAGTGGAAAGAATCGATTTTTCGCTTTCGGAGTTTCTGGAAGATTTATTCTCAACCCTTCATCCGCTGGCAGCCGCCAAAGGTCTTCAATTTGAAATTCTTCAATGCAGCGACTTGCCGGGAACGCTGAATTCAGATCCTGTACGCCTGCGCCAGTGTCTAATCAATCTGGCGGGCAACGCCATCAAATTTACGGAAAAAGGGCATGTGTTTATCAACGTAATGAAAGAACAGGAAGACAATGCTGATTTCATCCGTTTTGATGTGGAGGACACGGGCATTGGGATTCCGGAAGACAAGCTGGCTGTGATTTTCGACGCCTTCACCCAGGCCGACAGCAGTATGACCCGGCGCTACGGCGGTACGGGTCTGGGCCTTTCGATTACAAAGCGGCTGACGGAACTGCTCGGCGGAAAAATCACCGTGCACAGTACCGTCGGACGCGGGTCGGTTTTCTCAATCCGGCTGCCGACCGGCGTCGACCCTTCGAAACAGACATCCCATAACCGATATGAAACAGCCGAGAAGGCCATTCAGCAGCCTTCCGAAGAGGAGCCGGAGCAGATTCGTCTTTCGGGACGAATCCTGGTGGCGGAGGATGCCAAGGCCAATCAGATGCTGATTCGGCTGCTTCTCGAAAAAGAGGGACTGCAGGCGGTGGTTGTGGAAAACGGTCAGGAAGCCCTCGAGGCCGTTCTGTGTGAATCCTTCGACCTGGTTCTGATGGACATGCAGATGCCGTTAATGAGCGGCCTGGAAGCCGTCCAGGCCATCCGAGCCAAAGGGCTGACTTTGCCTATTATTGCCCTGACAGCTCTGGCGATGAAAGGGGATGATGAAAAATGCCTGAAGGCCGGCTGCAGCGATTATTTGACCAAACCGATTGATCGAAAAGCCCTTCGGCGAATTCTCCAAAAATACCTCTGCAGCAAGACAGCTGGAAAAAGTTAA
- the cbiQ gene encoding cobalt ECF transporter T component CbiQ gives MSGTVGQNILLNLGQMDELARLESPIHRLDARVKVLTTIVFLVCVVSFPKYTVSALIPFFLYPFYLMTAAHVPAGLLLRRLAAVSPLAVLLGIWNPLLDRQAVLSVGFLSVSGGWLSFCSILLRFGLTVGSVLILLATTGLEGVCAALEKIKIPRIFVLQILFLYRYLFVLMEEAARMLRARSLRSFGGRGTGLLSFRGMAGSLLLRTFERAERISQAMYCRAFEGRIPTKQVFQISRQDVLFFFFWTVFFIIFRWVNPAAIWGRFLEGITG, from the coding sequence ATGTCAGGGACAGTCGGACAGAACATTTTGCTGAATCTGGGGCAGATGGATGAGCTGGCCCGATTGGAAAGCCCGATTCACCGGCTGGATGCCCGGGTCAAAGTTTTGACAACCATTGTTTTTCTGGTGTGTGTGGTTTCCTTTCCCAAATATACCGTTTCGGCCCTGATTCCGTTCTTTCTCTACCCCTTCTATTTGATGACAGCGGCTCATGTGCCGGCCGGTCTTCTGCTTCGTCGGCTGGCAGCCGTCAGCCCTTTAGCCGTGCTGCTGGGAATCTGGAACCCCTTGCTGGACCGACAAGCTGTACTGTCAGTTGGATTTCTCTCAGTCAGCGGCGGCTGGCTTTCATTCTGTTCTATTTTGCTGCGATTTGGACTAACCGTCGGGAGTGTGCTGATTTTGCTTGCAACGACCGGCCTCGAAGGCGTTTGTGCGGCTTTAGAAAAAATCAAGATACCGCGGATTTTTGTTCTGCAGATTCTTTTTCTGTATCGTTATTTGTTTGTGCTGATGGAGGAAGCCGCTCGGATGCTTCGGGCTCGTTCCCTGCGCAGCTTCGGCGGACGGGGAACCGGTCTGCTCTCCTTTCGGGGAATGGCCGGCAGTCTGCTGCTTCGAACATTTGAGCGGGCGGAGCGCATCAGCCAGGCGATGTATTGCCGGGCATTTGAAGGCCGGATTCCCACAAAGCAGGTTTTCCAGATAAGCCGGCAGGATGTTTTGTTTTTCTTTTTTTGGACCGTTTTTTTCATTATTTTCCGTTGGGTCAATCCGGCTGCAATATGGGGGCGGTTCCTTGAAGGGATAACAGGATGA
- a CDS encoding energy-coupling factor ABC transporter ATP-binding protein yields MSHHLVEADNLFYTYPDGTAALQGISFRITHGQSVALVGGNGAGKSTLLLHLCGCLLPTKGTLRIGNLPVSRQTLSAIRKTVGMVFQDPDDQLFMPTVYEDAAFGPHNLGLDAQQVRPVVEEALRRTGVLHLQNRPPFRLSAGEKRRAAIASVLAMSPDILVLDEPSANLDPQARRELIDLLRSFEHTKIIATHDLDLAMDLCERTIVLEGGRVVLDGSTEEVFQNEKVLSKARLSKPLRLQGCPLCGRNPSPSG; encoded by the coding sequence ATGAGTCATCATCTGGTTGAGGCGGACAATCTTTTTTATACCTATCCGGACGGAACGGCGGCCCTGCAGGGAATCTCGTTCCGCATTACGCACGGTCAGTCCGTAGCCCTCGTGGGAGGCAATGGAGCAGGCAAATCCACTCTTCTGCTGCACCTGTGCGGCTGCCTGCTGCCGACCAAAGGCACATTGCGAATCGGCAATCTTCCGGTCAGCCGTCAAACCCTGTCGGCCATTCGCAAAACGGTCGGAATGGTGTTTCAGGACCCAGATGACCAGCTGTTTATGCCGACGGTGTATGAGGATGCTGCCTTTGGGCCGCACAACCTCGGGCTGGATGCCCAGCAGGTCCGTCCGGTAGTCGAGGAAGCCCTTCGCCGTACGGGTGTGCTGCACCTGCAGAATCGACCGCCATTCCGGCTGTCGGCAGGAGAAAAACGGCGGGCGGCAATTGCTTCTGTTTTGGCGATGAGTCCGGATATCCTTGTCCTGGATGAACCCAGTGCCAATCTGGACCCTCAGGCCAGACGGGAACTCATTGACCTGCTGCGGTCGTTTGAACATACGAAAATCATCGCCACCCATGACCTGGACCTGGCCATGGATTTGTGCGAGCGGACAATCGTTTTAGAAGGAGGCAGGGTGGTGCTGGACGGCTCGACAGAAGAGGTTTTTCAGAATGAAAAGGTGCTTTCGAAAGCCCGCCTGAGCAAACCGCTTCGCCTGCAGGGTTGTCCTCTCTGCGGGCGGAATCCCTCTCCCTCCGGTTAA
- a CDS encoding cold-shock protein: protein MAKGTVKWFNDSKGFGFICPEEGGSDLFVHHSEIQASGFKSLKEGQKVEYEVGQGKKGPCATKVKPC from the coding sequence ATGGCAAAAGGTACAGTCAAGTGGTTCAATGACAGCAAGGGATTCGGTTTTATTTGTCCCGAGGAAGGCGGCAGCGATTTGTTCGTCCATCACTCGGAAATTCAGGCCAGCGGATTCAAATCCCTCAAGGAAGGCCAGAAGGTCGAATACGAAGTCGGCCAGGGCAAAAAAGGCCCTTGCGCTACCAAGGTCAAACCCTGCTAA
- a CDS encoding RNA-binding protein has translation MNIYVGNLSFDVVESDLLRLFETFGRVTSASIIKDKFKGRSRGFGFVEMPDDAEAQAAIEALNGKEMMNRTLTVNEARQRPERAPRSGGDRRPNRGGGRRRF, from the coding sequence ATGAACATTTATGTAGGAAATCTGTCGTTTGACGTTGTAGAAAGTGATCTGCTCCGTCTGTTTGAAACCTTCGGCCGTGTGACCTCTGCCAGCATTATCAAGGATAAATTCAAAGGGCGCTCCCGCGGATTCGGATTTGTGGAGATGCCCGATGATGCCGAAGCCCAGGCCGCCATTGAGGCCCTCAACGGCAAAGAAATGATGAACCGAACCCTTACCGTAAATGAAGCTCGTCAGCGGCCTGAACGGGCTCCTCGAAGCGGAGGCGACCGGCGGCCCAACCGCGGCGGCGGGCGCAGACGGTTTTAA
- a CDS encoding secondary thiamine-phosphate synthase enzyme YjbQ → MKSYRKELWFQTSRRRELVNITPQVEQCLAESGISEGLCLVNAMHITSSVFINDDEPGLHHDFEVWLEKLAPEKPYEQYRHNGYEDNADAHLKRTIMGREVVVAVTKGKLDFGPWEQIFYGEFDGKRRKRVLVKIIGE, encoded by the coding sequence ATGAAATCGTATCGGAAAGAACTTTGGTTTCAGACTTCGCGGCGAAGAGAATTGGTCAATATTACACCGCAAGTGGAGCAGTGTCTGGCCGAGTCCGGCATCTCCGAGGGGTTATGTCTGGTGAACGCGATGCATATTACCTCGTCCGTTTTTATTAATGATGATGAGCCCGGGCTGCATCACGATTTTGAAGTCTGGCTGGAAAAATTGGCTCCGGAAAAGCCCTATGAGCAGTATCGGCACAATGGTTATGAAGACAACGCGGATGCCCACCTGAAACGCACCATTATGGGGCGGGAAGTCGTCGTGGCCGTCACCAAAGGAAAACTGGATTTTGGGCCGTGGGAGCAGATTTTTTACGGGGAATTTGACGGAAAGCGCCGCAAACGTGTTCTTGTAAAAATCATCGGTGAATAA
- a CDS encoding LysE family transporter — protein sequence MAPGPVTTATLAQGSRNRWAGTLIAFGHGILEIPLIFLLMLGLAAVFEYPLTRTAIGIAGGLFLIWMSFGMLREIRKPDFNPQAVSSRGPLMTGFFLSATNPYFLFWWVSVGLNLAWRAQAIGWSALVLFAVVHWACDLVWLTILAFSAFYGANLLSRRNQKWILAFCALALAGFGIRFLLDAFYSDFSS from the coding sequence ATGGCACCGGGGCCGGTTACCACGGCCACGCTGGCTCAGGGCAGCCGAAATCGCTGGGCCGGAACGCTGATTGCATTTGGGCACGGAATCCTGGAGATTCCCCTGATTTTTCTGCTGATGCTCGGACTCGCCGCTGTTTTTGAATATCCTTTGACACGAACCGCAATCGGTATCGCTGGAGGTCTTTTTTTGATTTGGATGAGTTTCGGGATGCTTCGGGAAATCCGAAAACCGGATTTCAATCCGCAGGCCGTCTCCAGCCGCGGGCCGCTGATGACCGGATTTTTCCTCTCGGCCACAAATCCCTATTTTCTCTTCTGGTGGGTCAGCGTAGGGCTAAACCTGGCCTGGAGGGCTCAGGCGATAGGATGGTCTGCTCTTGTACTCTTTGCGGTCGTCCACTGGGCTTGTGATTTGGTCTGGCTGACGATTTTAGCATTCAGTGCCTTTTACGGAGCCAATCTGCTGAGCCGGCGAAATCAGAAATGGATTCTGGCGTTTTGTGCGCTGGCACTGGCCGGATTCGGCATCCGGTTTCTTCTTGATGCCTTTTACTCTGACTTTTCCTCCTGA
- a CDS encoding YhjD/YihY/BrkB family envelope integrity protein, with translation MKSVFPGFRRWFTLPVEELGRWARFLVFQVRIWRHCIRLLRVNRFGTQAAALSYYTIFGLVPAAIVMLMIFQMFPAYRDVSAKVRAFVYEQMNLTRLEYPTDKVTGPRPNGQVPPKISVAEKLDELTDHYLGRLNTGAIGIVSGLLVVYAAIGLLSTVEKAFNVIYRVPTGRSFLKRMVNYWSLLTLGPLLLGLGIHLSTQFMLMKGVHQGFIRYIQPVLPFLISVLLFFFLYYMLPNTSVRPSAALWGAVIAAVLWTTAKFLFGLYVTRFVPFNAVWGILGIIPLTVFWIYWTWIFILFGLQLTYAVQHLRTLDAAELARAQRTSDVCFLANDQTVTRMVEFVLRVFEQKEELPVSVEQVAANLEMPVEVARRLLDHLVKGGLLCHTNEPVQGYVPSTDGAHITLADISRVVDSLSYGQADPIHNPKIVGVFEKIRQTLAQYTLKDVLEPFHKEELKTQPLQEEKSE, from the coding sequence ATGAAATCCGTCTTTCCGGGGTTCAGGCGGTGGTTTACATTGCCTGTGGAAGAGTTGGGCCGCTGGGCACGATTTCTTGTTTTCCAGGTTCGCATTTGGCGGCATTGCATCCGTCTGCTTCGCGTCAACCGATTCGGCACGCAGGCGGCGGCCCTGTCTTACTATACCATCTTCGGCCTGGTACCTGCGGCCATCGTGATGCTGATGATTTTTCAGATGTTTCCGGCTTATCGCGATGTAAGCGCCAAGGTCAGGGCCTTTGTCTATGAGCAAATGAATTTGACGCGTCTGGAGTATCCGACGGATAAAGTGACCGGGCCGCGTCCTAACGGTCAAGTTCCCCCCAAAATCAGCGTGGCTGAAAAACTGGATGAATTGACCGATCACTATCTTGGACGGTTGAACACAGGAGCAATCGGCATTGTCAGCGGTTTGCTTGTGGTGTATGCTGCTATTGGTTTGCTGTCAACCGTCGAAAAGGCCTTTAATGTCATCTACCGAGTCCCGACAGGCCGCTCTTTCCTGAAAAGAATGGTCAATTACTGGTCGCTTCTCACCCTCGGTCCGCTTCTGCTGGGACTCGGAATCCATCTGAGTACTCAATTTATGCTGATGAAAGGGGTTCATCAGGGCTTCATCCGCTATATTCAGCCCGTTTTGCCTTTTCTCATCAGTGTTCTGCTTTTTTTCTTTCTCTATTATATGCTCCCCAACACATCTGTTCGCCCTTCCGCGGCTCTGTGGGGAGCCGTCATCGCAGCAGTTCTCTGGACGACAGCCAAGTTTCTGTTCGGCTTATACGTGACAAGATTTGTGCCTTTTAACGCCGTCTGGGGGATTTTGGGAATCATCCCACTGACGGTTTTTTGGATTTACTGGACATGGATTTTCATTTTATTTGGTCTTCAGCTGACCTATGCCGTCCAGCACCTGCGCACTCTCGATGCGGCTGAATTGGCCCGGGCGCAGCGGACGTCTGATGTCTGTTTTTTGGCCAATGATCAGACTGTCACGCGAATGGTCGAATTTGTCCTGCGGGTTTTTGAACAGAAGGAAGAGCTGCCTGTCAGTGTTGAGCAGGTGGCCGCCAATCTGGAAATGCCGGTTGAGGTGGCGCGTCGGCTGCTGGACCATCTGGTCAAGGGCGGCCTTTTGTGCCATACCAATGAGCCGGTTCAGGGATATGTGCCCTCCACCGACGGGGCTCATATCACGCTGGCTGATATCAGCCGGGTGGTCGATTCACTCAGTTATGGACAGGCCGACCCGATTCACAACCCCAAGATTGTCGGCGTTTTTGAAAAAATCCGGCAGACTCTGGCACAGTACACCCTTAAGGATGTACTCGAACCGTTTCACAAGGAGGAACTCAAAACCCAGCCGCTTCAGGAGGAAAAGTCAGAGTAA
- the frr gene encoding ribosome recycling factor, protein MTTKQIVSEHEKNMHKSIDFLKSELRAVRTGRASPGLVEHLTVEYYGAPTPLKQLATIAVPDASSIVIKPFDPSCLKEIEKAIRASELSLAPLVDGKTIRLNLPPLSEERRKQIVQQVKQMGEKVKVTIRNIRRDAIKSLEDEEKKKTITEDDRDRGKKEIEDLTKKHIEQVDEIIETKSREILSE, encoded by the coding sequence ATGACGACAAAACAGATCGTTTCTGAACACGAAAAGAATATGCACAAATCCATCGATTTTCTGAAAAGTGAACTGCGGGCGGTGCGGACCGGACGAGCTTCGCCCGGTCTGGTGGAACACCTCACGGTGGAGTATTATGGAGCCCCCACTCCGCTCAAACAGCTGGCGACCATTGCGGTACCGGATGCTTCTTCGATTGTCATCAAACCGTTTGACCCTTCCTGCCTGAAAGAGATTGAGAAGGCCATCAGGGCCAGCGAACTGAGTCTGGCCCCGCTGGTGGACGGAAAGACTATTCGCCTGAATCTGCCTCCGCTCAGCGAGGAACGACGCAAGCAGATTGTTCAGCAGGTCAAGCAAATGGGTGAAAAAGTCAAGGTCACCATTCGCAACATCCGTCGTGATGCCATCAAATCTCTCGAAGACGAAGAGAAGAAAAAAACTATTACGGAAGACGACCGTGACCGGGGCAAAAAAGAAATCGAGGACCTGACCAAGAAACATATTGAGCAGGTTGATGAAATCATCGAGACCAAATCTCGCGAAATTTTGTCCGAATAG
- the pyrH gene encoding UMP kinase has protein sequence MSEIRYKRILLKLSGESFCKPDGFGIDGEALEAIADRIIRICKLGPQVAIVVGGGNFLRGPSFSRKSHIPRTTADYMGMLATVINACALQEILEKEGQPTRVLSAIEVSAICEPFIRRRALRHLERGRVAILAGGTGNPFFSTDTCAALRAAELGAELMIKATKVDGVYTDDPKTNPNAQLIERMTYHQVLQQNLKVMDPSAVSLCWENHIPIVVLNFFRDGHITKALRGEQVGTLISD, from the coding sequence ATGAGCGAGATACGGTACAAACGAATTTTGCTGAAATTGTCAGGGGAAAGTTTCTGCAAACCCGATGGTTTCGGAATTGACGGTGAGGCCCTCGAGGCCATTGCAGATCGAATCATTCGCATCTGCAAACTCGGGCCCCAGGTGGCCATTGTCGTCGGCGGCGGAAATTTCCTGCGGGGACCTTCGTTTTCGCGAAAAAGCCATATTCCCCGAACGACCGCCGATTATATGGGCATGCTGGCAACGGTGATTAATGCCTGTGCTCTGCAGGAAATTCTCGAAAAAGAAGGCCAGCCGACCCGGGTGCTCAGTGCCATCGAGGTATCGGCTATCTGTGAGCCGTTCATTCGGCGGCGGGCCCTTCGTCATCTGGAGCGGGGGCGGGTGGCTATTCTTGCTGGGGGAACCGGCAATCCCTTCTTCTCTACGGATACCTGTGCGGCCCTGCGGGCGGCTGAGTTGGGCGCTGAACTGATGATTAAAGCCACCAAGGTGGACGGCGTTTATACCGACGACCCCAAGACCAATCCAAACGCTCAGCTCATCGAGCGGATGACCTATCATCAGGTTCTACAGCAGAATCTGAAGGTGATGGACCCGTCCGCCGTAAGTTTGTGCTGGGAAAATCATATTCCGATTGTTGTCCTGAATTTCTTCCGGGACGGCCATATCACAAAAGCCCTTCGGGGTGAACAGGTTGGAACCTTAATCAGTGATTGA
- the tsf gene encoding translation elongation factor Ts, protein MAEISAAAVMKLRKASGQGMMDCKKALEETNGDFEAAMELLRKKGLATLQKRAGRETTQGRLICRKSSDGRSMAMVTLCCETDFVAKNDDFLAACEKLGECALKADAQASPQDLMDIEVAGRKFSDILTEAVSKIGEKIEIGDFARYTIAGSGLLGSYVHFNEKTGAMVEIETDSDQTAAALRQLANEIAMHITAIKPIAVDRDSVSPSILEQERRIAAEQVKNKPANMVEKIVEGKIAKFLKENCLLEQPFVKDDSKTVSEVLNEAARAAGGRAKIKRFVRFEIG, encoded by the coding sequence ATGGCGGAGATATCAGCAGCAGCAGTTATGAAACTTCGCAAGGCCAGCGGCCAGGGAATGATGGACTGCAAGAAGGCCCTCGAAGAAACCAATGGGGATTTTGAAGCGGCAATGGAGCTGCTTCGCAAGAAAGGCCTGGCCACTCTGCAGAAGCGGGCCGGACGAGAAACCACGCAGGGCCGGCTGATTTGCCGAAAGAGCAGCGACGGACGTTCGATGGCGATGGTTACTCTTTGCTGCGAAACGGATTTTGTTGCGAAAAACGACGATTTTTTGGCTGCGTGCGAAAAACTCGGCGAGTGTGCCCTGAAGGCGGATGCCCAGGCAAGCCCTCAGGACCTGATGGACATCGAAGTGGCCGGCAGAAAATTCTCCGATATTCTTACAGAAGCGGTCAGCAAAATCGGTGAAAAAATCGAAATCGGAGACTTTGCCCGTTATACGATTGCCGGCAGCGGGCTGCTCGGCTCCTATGTGCATTTCAACGAGAAAACCGGTGCCATGGTAGAGATTGAAACCGATTCCGACCAGACCGCAGCGGCTCTCCGGCAGTTGGCGAATGAAATTGCCATGCATATTACGGCTATTAAGCCGATAGCCGTGGATAGGGATTCCGTGTCCCCTTCGATTCTTGAACAGGAACGGCGGATTGCAGCCGAACAGGTTAAAAACAAGCCCGCCAACATGGTCGAAAAGATTGTGGAGGGCAAGATTGCCAAGTTCCTTAAGGAAAACTGCCTGCTCGAACAGCCCTTTGTGAAAGATGACAGCAAAACCGTCAGCGAAGTACTCAATGAGGCGGCTCGTGCGGCGGGCGGTCGGGCAAAAATCAAGCGGTTTGTCCGATTCGAAATCGGATAA
- the rpsB gene encoding 30S ribosomal protein S2 encodes MNKELARELISAGVHFGHGVSRWNPKMEPYIYGKRGMIHIINVKETLKGLLIAKKLLAQLVSEGKDVVFVGTKRQAQKAVQQAAERCGMHYVTERWLGGTLTNFRTIRSRLQRLEELEEMEASGRLEEESKKQGARLKRELRKIRSNLSGIRKMNRLPGAVVVVDARKEYIALREARKLGIATIGIIDTDSDPDTVDVVIPANDDSIKAIEIILNELADAVAEGKTIVRPSEPLEAAQAGRRRSRRRVLASAAEAGEEEPETVASDNPSSVSESAAPENSG; translated from the coding sequence GTGAATAAGGAACTGGCTCGCGAATTAATCAGCGCGGGCGTACATTTCGGACACGGGGTCAGCCGCTGGAATCCCAAGATGGAACCCTACATCTACGGAAAACGCGGGATGATCCACATTATCAATGTTAAGGAAACCTTAAAGGGGCTGCTGATAGCCAAAAAGCTCCTTGCCCAACTGGTTTCCGAAGGAAAAGATGTGGTTTTTGTCGGCACCAAGCGCCAAGCCCAGAAAGCCGTTCAGCAGGCGGCCGAACGGTGCGGAATGCATTATGTGACTGAACGGTGGCTTGGCGGAACGCTCACCAATTTCCGAACCATTCGTTCACGGCTTCAGCGGCTGGAGGAACTGGAGGAAATGGAGGCCTCCGGACGTCTGGAAGAAGAGAGCAAAAAGCAGGGGGCTCGCCTGAAAAGAGAATTGCGGAAAATCCGAAGCAATTTGTCCGGTATTCGCAAGATGAATCGTCTGCCGGGTGCCGTTGTTGTGGTGGATGCCAGAAAGGAATATATTGCTTTGCGTGAAGCCCGAAAATTGGGTATCGCTACGATAGGCATTATTGATACGGATTCCGACCCGGATACCGTAGATGTAGTGATTCCGGCCAATGATGATTCGATTAAGGCGATTGAAATCATTCTGAATGAGCTGGCGGATGCCGTCGCGGAAGGCAAGACCATTGTTCGTCCGAGTGAGCCGCTCGAAGCAGCTCAAGCCGGCCGCCGCCGGTCTCGCCGGCGGGTGTTGGCCAGCGCTGCCGAAGCAGGCGAAGAGGAGCCGGAAACGGTTGCTTCCGACAATCCTTCTTCTGTTTCCGAATCAGCGGCTCCGGAGAATTCCGGATAA
- the hisA gene encoding 1-(5-phosphoribosyl)-5-[(5-phosphoribosylamino)methylideneamino]imidazole-4-carboxamide isomerase, translating into MDILPAIDLRGGKCVRLIQGRYDNQITYRENPLEQAEEFFAQGARWLHIVDLDGAKEGRPLHTDVVRQILSRLPMKVELGGGLRDEESIRQMLDLGLERVIIGTSAVSNFDWFSKMVHLFPKRLALGLDARGFRVASEGWLKETGGNLLDFARRASQLPIAAIIYTDIEKDGMLSGPNLARTEELVKAVTVPIVAAGGVTTIQDIKNLKKIGVSGIIIGRALYERTLTIGEALKETKQ; encoded by the coding sequence ATGGACATTTTGCCCGCAATTGATCTTCGCGGCGGTAAATGCGTTCGTCTGATTCAGGGCCGATACGATAACCAGATTACCTATCGGGAAAATCCGCTCGAACAGGCGGAAGAGTTTTTCGCTCAGGGGGCCCGATGGCTCCATATTGTGGATTTGGATGGAGCCAAAGAAGGCAGACCGCTTCATACCGATGTGGTCCGACAAATCCTCAGCCGTTTGCCGATGAAAGTGGAATTGGGCGGAGGACTTCGGGATGAAGAGTCTATCCGGCAGATGCTCGATTTAGGACTGGAGCGGGTGATTATCGGCACCAGCGCTGTTAGCAATTTTGATTGGTTTTCAAAAATGGTGCATCTTTTTCCCAAACGGTTGGCGTTGGGGTTGGATGCGAGAGGATTTCGGGTGGCGTCCGAAGGGTGGCTCAAAGAAACAGGGGGAAATTTGCTGGACTTTGCCCGCCGAGCTTCTCAATTGCCAATTGCCGCTATTATTTATACCGATATTGAAAAGGATGGGATGTTGTCCGGCCCTAATTTAGCCCGAACAGAGGAATTAGTCAAAGCCGTTACCGTTCCGATTGTAGCTGCCGGTGGGGTTACAACTATTCAGGATATAAAAAACCTAAAAAAAATAGGTGTTTCGGGTATAATTATCGGACGTGCTCTCTATGAAAGGACCTTAACAATAGGGGAGGCACTGAAAGAAACAAAACAATAG